A genomic window from Rhizobium sp. EC-SD404 includes:
- the cobU gene encoding bifunctional adenosylcobinamide kinase/adenosylcobinamide-phosphate guanylyltransferase — MAAARNGAVFVLGGARSGKSAFAETLARETGLPRHYVATAQAFDDEMRARIARHRVDRGADWVTHDCPLSLTGVLREHLRPERVVLVDCLTLWVTNLMMEEQGDAAIESDFDDLVSLLVSPPGRVILVSNEVGLGIVPENSMARAFRDHAGRLHQKIAAVADEVYFVAAGLPLKMKG; from the coding sequence ATGGCAGCAGCACGGAACGGGGCGGTCTTCGTCCTCGGCGGAGCCCGCTCCGGCAAATCGGCATTCGCCGAGACGCTGGCGCGGGAGACCGGCCTTCCTCGCCATTACGTCGCGACGGCACAAGCCTTCGACGACGAGATGCGTGCCCGGATCGCACGCCACCGGGTTGATCGAGGTGCGGACTGGGTGACCCATGATTGCCCCCTGTCGCTGACGGGAGTGCTGCGCGAGCACCTGCGTCCCGAACGCGTCGTGCTGGTGGACTGCCTTACGCTCTGGGTCACCAATCTCATGATGGAGGAGCAGGGCGATGCTGCGATCGAATCCGATTTCGACGATCTCGTCTCGCTCCTCGTCAGCCCGCCCGGACGCGTTATCCTCGTCTCCAATGAGGTCGGTCTCGGCATCGTTCCGGAAAATTCCATGGCGCGCGCCTTTCGCGATCATGCAGGGCGCCTGCACCAGAAAATCGCGGCGGTCGCCGACGAGGTCTACTTCGTCGCAGCCGGCCTGCCGCTCAAAATGAAGGGTTAG
- the cobW gene encoding cobalamin biosynthesis protein CobW: MQAKIPATVITGFLGAGKTTLIRNLLMNAQGRRIALIINEFGDLGVDGDVLKGCGAETCTEDDIVELTNGCICCTVADDFIPTMEKLLERDRLPDHIIIETSGLALPQPLVNAFNWPGIKERVTVDGVVTVVDSAAVAAGRFADDEDRVDAMRAADESLDHESPLEELFEDQLTAADLIILNKSDLVDLERMTAVRIDVAARTSRKPQMIEASGGNVSAAVLLGLGVGTESDIANRRSHHEIEHENGEEHDHDDFESFVVDLGAVAAPDRFASALKDVIATHDILRLKGFADVEGKPMRLVVQAVGSRVDSYFDRAWKPNEERGTRLVVIGLHDGLDEAAITAALQDAAR, translated from the coding sequence ATGCAAGCGAAGATACCGGCAACGGTGATCACCGGCTTCCTCGGCGCCGGAAAGACGACGCTCATTCGAAACCTGCTGATGAATGCGCAAGGGCGCCGCATCGCGCTGATCATCAACGAATTCGGCGATCTGGGCGTCGATGGCGACGTGCTGAAAGGCTGCGGTGCCGAAACCTGTACCGAAGACGACATCGTCGAACTGACCAATGGCTGCATCTGCTGCACGGTCGCCGACGACTTCATCCCGACGATGGAAAAGCTTCTGGAGCGCGACCGCCTGCCGGATCACATCATCATCGAGACCTCGGGCCTCGCGCTGCCGCAACCGCTCGTCAACGCCTTCAACTGGCCCGGCATCAAGGAGCGCGTCACGGTTGACGGCGTCGTCACCGTCGTCGACAGCGCCGCAGTCGCGGCCGGCCGCTTCGCCGATGACGAAGATCGCGTCGACGCCATGCGTGCCGCCGACGAGAGCCTCGATCATGAAAGCCCGCTGGAAGAGCTGTTCGAAGATCAGCTGACGGCGGCCGACCTCATCATCCTGAACAAGAGCGATCTCGTCGACCTGGAGCGCATGACCGCGGTGCGGATTGACGTTGCGGCGCGCACGAGCCGCAAGCCGCAGATGATCGAGGCGTCGGGTGGCAACGTGTCGGCGGCCGTCCTTCTCGGGCTCGGCGTGGGGACCGAAAGCGATATCGCCAATCGCCGATCCCATCACGAGATCGAGCACGAGAATGGCGAGGAGCACGATCACGACGATTTCGAAAGCTTCGTCGTCGATTTGGGCGCTGTCGCTGCACCCGACCGTTTCGCGTCGGCCCTCAAGGACGTCATCGCGACCCACGACATCCTCCGGCTCAAGGGCTTCGCGGACGTCGAGGGCAAGCCCATGCGCCTCGTGGTGCAGGCGGTGGGGAGCCGCGTCGACAGCTATTTCGACCGTGCCTGGAAGCCTAACGAGGAGCGCGGGACGCGTCTCGTCGTCATCGGTCTTCATGATGGGCTCGACGAGGCGGCGATCACTGCAGCGCTGCAAGACGCCGCGCGATGA
- a CDS encoding PQQ-dependent sugar dehydrogenase, whose amino-acid sequence MKSSTYLRAIVASTALGFAAPVWAQVDETYDTGNGSIQVETFASGFGQPWGMVQLPDETWLVTEKEGNLRLIGADGTPSEPISGAPEVDARDQGGLLDVALDPAFDENRLIYMSFSEPGPDGTNSTAVFKARLSGDGTALEEGEVIFSQQPKLPSTAHFGSRLVFDNDGLLYVTLGERSDAEFRGQAQDLDSHLGKIVRINTDGSVPEDNPFVDQAEALPEIFSYGNRNVQAAALNPETGVLWEIEHGPRGGDELNIIEAGNNYGWPLVTEGVEYSGDPINDGEATMEGVTDAILTWTPVIAPSGMIFYQGDAFPDWQGDIFVGGLASTALVHVGVEGDTATEEARYMEDLGLRIRDVAEGTDGSIYVLTDDSNGQILRISPAD is encoded by the coding sequence ATGAAAAGCTCAACCTACCTCCGTGCCATCGTGGCTTCGACTGCTCTTGGCTTTGCCGCTCCCGTCTGGGCGCAGGTCGACGAGACCTACGACACGGGCAATGGCTCGATTCAGGTCGAGACCTTCGCCTCCGGTTTCGGCCAGCCCTGGGGCATGGTTCAGCTGCCGGACGAGACATGGCTCGTCACCGAAAAGGAAGGCAATCTTCGCCTGATCGGCGCAGATGGCACACCGTCCGAACCGATTTCGGGCGCGCCGGAAGTGGACGCCCGTGACCAGGGCGGCCTTCTCGACGTGGCGCTCGACCCGGCCTTTGATGAAAACCGTCTTATCTATATGAGCTTCTCGGAGCCTGGCCCCGACGGCACGAACTCGACCGCGGTGTTCAAGGCTCGTCTGTCCGGTGACGGCACTGCGCTCGAGGAGGGAGAGGTGATCTTCTCGCAGCAGCCGAAGCTGCCGAGCACCGCCCATTTTGGATCGCGTCTCGTCTTCGATAATGACGGGCTGCTGTATGTCACGCTCGGCGAGCGTTCCGATGCGGAATTCCGTGGCCAAGCGCAGGACCTCGACAGCCATCTCGGCAAAATCGTGCGCATCAACACTGATGGCAGCGTGCCGGAGGACAATCCGTTCGTCGACCAGGCAGAGGCGCTTCCGGAAATCTTCTCCTACGGCAACCGCAACGTTCAGGCCGCGGCACTTAATCCTGAAACAGGGGTTTTGTGGGAAATCGAGCATGGCCCGCGCGGTGGCGACGAACTGAACATCATCGAGGCAGGCAACAATTACGGCTGGCCGTTGGTGACGGAAGGTGTCGAATATTCGGGCGACCCCATCAACGACGGCGAAGCGACGATGGAAGGCGTGACAGATGCGATCCTGACCTGGACGCCGGTCATCGCGCCGTCCGGCATGATCTTCTACCAAGGCGACGCCTTCCCTGACTGGCAGGGCGACATCTTCGTCGGCGGCCTCGCCTCGACAGCGCTCGTCCATGTCGGCGTTGAAGGCGATACGGCAACGGAAGAGGCGCGCTACATGGAAGACCTCGGCCTGCGCATACGTGACGTGGCCGAAGGCACGGATGGATCGATCTATGTGCTGACCGATGATTCGAACGGCCAGATCCTGCGCATCTCGCCGGCCGACTGA
- the cobO gene encoding cob(I)yrinic acid a,c-diamide adenosyltransferase, translated as MAVKSEKLAGLSEDELNARHAEKMKKKKAARDKIIATKTIEKGLTIVHTGKGKGKSTAAFGLVFRALGNGMKVGVVQFVKGKWGTGERNVLDKFPEQVTLATMGEGFTWETQNRARDIAAAQAAWEKAKAMILDDEHQMVLCDELNIVLRYDYLPLEEIIDVLKAKPEMKHVIITGRNAKDELIEFADLVTEMEMIKHPFRSGVKAQVGIEY; from the coding sequence ATGGCTGTAAAGTCGGAAAAGCTGGCCGGTTTGAGCGAAGACGAGCTGAATGCGCGCCATGCGGAGAAGATGAAGAAAAAGAAGGCGGCACGCGACAAGATCATCGCCACCAAGACGATCGAGAAGGGCCTTACGATCGTTCATACCGGCAAGGGCAAGGGCAAGTCGACGGCCGCATTCGGTCTGGTGTTCCGGGCGCTCGGCAACGGGATGAAGGTCGGCGTCGTCCAGTTCGTCAAAGGGAAGTGGGGAACGGGGGAGCGCAACGTGCTCGACAAGTTCCCGGAGCAGGTGACGCTCGCAACCATGGGCGAAGGCTTTACCTGGGAGACGCAAAACCGCGCACGCGACATAGCGGCCGCCCAGGCGGCCTGGGAAAAAGCGAAGGCGATGATCCTCGACGACGAACACCAAATGGTGCTTTGCGATGAGCTCAACATCGTGCTGCGCTACGATTATCTTCCGCTCGAGGAGATCATCGATGTGCTCAAGGCAAAGCCCGAAATGAAGCACGTCATCATCACCGGTCGAAATGCCAAGGACGAGCTCATCGAGTTCGCAGATCTCGTCACCGAGATGGAAATGATCAAGCACCCCTTCCGTTCGGGAGTCAAAGCGCAGGTTGGGATCGAGTACTGA
- a CDS encoding TSUP family transporter — MEDILSTATLILVIAAFLAGFIDAIAGGGGLITVPALLLAGVPPVESLGTNKLQSLFGSASATIAYSRKGHVDLKKQWRWAVYSFVGACAGALLATVMPGIVLATLLPVLLILIAVYFAFKPDLNDLDRAERMRPALFGILLVPIIGFYDGLFGPGTGSFFMLAFVALAGFGVLKATAHTKLLNFASNLGGFVVFALMGVVYWKIGLLMGVAQFTGARVGAGLAMKNGAKLIRPLLVLVCIALAVRLLMDADHPIRTLIGY, encoded by the coding sequence TTGGAAGACATCTTATCCACAGCGACGTTGATCCTGGTGATCGCCGCGTTCCTTGCCGGTTTCATCGATGCCATTGCGGGTGGTGGCGGCCTCATCACCGTTCCGGCCCTGCTTCTGGCGGGCGTTCCTCCGGTTGAATCGCTCGGCACCAACAAGCTGCAATCGCTGTTCGGCTCGGCCTCGGCGACGATCGCCTATTCCAGGAAGGGGCATGTCGACCTGAAGAAGCAGTGGCGCTGGGCCGTCTATTCGTTCGTCGGTGCCTGCGCAGGCGCGCTTTTGGCAACGGTGATGCCGGGCATCGTCCTCGCGACGCTGCTGCCGGTGCTGCTCATACTGATCGCGGTCTATTTTGCATTCAAGCCGGATCTCAACGATCTCGATCGCGCGGAACGGATGCGCCCTGCTCTTTTCGGGATCCTACTGGTCCCGATCATCGGCTTCTATGATGGTCTGTTCGGGCCCGGCACCGGATCGTTCTTCATGCTAGCCTTCGTGGCGCTCGCAGGCTTCGGCGTCCTGAAGGCGACGGCCCATACCAAACTCTTGAACTTCGCGTCCAATCTCGGCGGCTTCGTCGTTTTCGCGCTCATGGGCGTGGTCTACTGGAAGATCGGGCTTCTGATGGGCGTGGCACAATTCACCGGCGCGCGGGTCGGCGCGGGTCTCGCGATGAAGAACGGCGCGAAACTAATCCGCCCGCTTCTCGTGCTCGTCTGCATCGCGCTTGCCGTCCGGCTGCTGATGGATGCCGATCATCCGATCCGGACACTGATCGGCTATTGA
- a CDS encoding GFA family protein, which produces MIKTREGRCLCRAVRFETSGDPKWVSFCHCESCRRAVSAPVAAFASFSEDQVRFTGTAPQTFRSSPDVERAFCGRCGSPIWYRHDDLDGDYHLLLAAFEDDHDWQLEKHDFYGEHLPWLVVGDTLPKED; this is translated from the coding sequence GTGATAAAGACCAGGGAAGGCCGATGCCTTTGCAGAGCAGTGCGCTTCGAAACGTCCGGCGATCCGAAATGGGTGTCGTTCTGCCATTGCGAATCCTGCCGCCGGGCAGTGTCGGCGCCAGTTGCCGCTTTCGCGTCCTTCTCTGAGGATCAGGTGCGCTTCACCGGCACCGCGCCGCAGACGTTCCGCTCCTCGCCTGACGTGGAGCGCGCCTTCTGTGGACGGTGCGGATCACCCATCTGGTACCGTCATGATGATCTGGACGGTGACTATCACCTGCTTCTCGCTGCTTTCGAAGACGATCACGACTGGCAGCTCGAGAAGCACGATTTTTATGGCGAGCATCTGCCCTGGCTCGTCGTCGGCGACACGCTGCCCAAAGAGGATTGA
- a CDS encoding sirohydrochlorin chelatase, producing the protein MTSLIPDASSEKIGIMVCGHGSRNQNAAREFSTVAEGLRARYPGVAVEYGYLEFCNPVISAGLDALRAEGATKILAVPGMLFAAGHAKNDIPSVLNTYQAEHRDVVIHYGRELGVDLKMIRAAGDRIAEAIAEADAAHGTVDRHETLLMVVGRGASDPDANSNVTKVMRMIWEGMGFGWGETCYSGVTFPLVEPGLDHAARLGYRRIVVFPYFLFTGVLVKRIYSYTDAVAARHPDIQFVKASYLNDHPLVLDTFQDRVQEILDGQALMNCQMCKYREQVLGFEAEVGLPQESHHHHVEGIGGGLENCPCKGDCDASCRDEDFCRLHGLPFTPVHSHAQPAALDPVAHVHHDHDHHDHAHHGHSHDHHHDHTHDHHHGHDHDHGHTHDHNHDHDHAHHHHPYPHADHPLGPRSMEKPKGTGGR; encoded by the coding sequence ATGACCTCTTTAATCCCCGACGCGTCCAGCGAGAAGATCGGCATCATGGTCTGCGGCCATGGCAGCCGAAATCAGAACGCGGCGCGGGAATTCTCGACGGTTGCGGAAGGCCTGCGCGCGCGCTATCCGGGCGTGGCGGTCGAATACGGCTATCTCGAATTCTGCAATCCGGTGATTTCGGCGGGGCTCGATGCGCTGCGTGCCGAAGGCGCAACCAAGATCCTCGCCGTGCCGGGCATGCTCTTTGCCGCCGGGCACGCCAAGAACGACATCCCCTCGGTGCTCAACACCTACCAGGCCGAGCACCGCGATGTCGTCATCCATTACGGGCGCGAGCTCGGCGTCGACCTGAAGATGATCCGGGCCGCCGGCGACAGGATTGCCGAAGCGATCGCCGAGGCTGACGCAGCGCATGGGACGGTCGATCGCCATGAAACGCTGCTGATGGTCGTCGGTCGCGGCGCTTCCGATCCGGACGCGAATTCCAACGTCACCAAGGTCATGCGCATGATCTGGGAAGGCATGGGCTTCGGCTGGGGCGAGACCTGCTATTCCGGCGTCACCTTTCCGCTCGTCGAGCCCGGTCTCGATCATGCGGCGCGGCTCGGCTATCGGCGCATCGTCGTGTTTCCCTATTTCCTCTTCACCGGCGTGTTGGTGAAGCGCATCTACAGCTATACGGATGCGGTTGCCGCGCGCCATCCGGACATCCAGTTCGTCAAGGCCTCCTATCTGAACGACCACCCGCTCGTGCTCGACACGTTCCAGGACCGTGTGCAGGAGATCCTCGACGGGCAGGCGCTGATGAACTGCCAGATGTGCAAATATCGCGAGCAGGTGCTGGGCTTCGAGGCGGAGGTCGGCCTTCCGCAGGAGAGCCACCACCACCATGTCGAGGGCATCGGCGGCGGGCTCGAAAACTGCCCCTGCAAGGGCGACTGCGATGCCTCATGCCGCGACGAGGACTTCTGTCGCCTCCACGGCCTGCCGTTCACGCCGGTGCACAGCCACGCGCAACCCGCCGCGCTGGACCCGGTCGCGCATGTGCATCACGACCATGATCATCACGATCATGCCCATCATGGGCACAGCCACGATCACCATCACGACCACACCCACGATCATCATCATGGCCACGACCATGATCACGGGCATACGCATGACCACAATCATGACCATGACCACGCGCACCATCACCATCCCTATCCCCATGC
- the cobN gene encoding cobaltochelatase subunit CobN: MHLLLSQKGSIADGDEAIDLGQTPGDILFLSAADTELAAIAAARAGGSAGARSVRVASLMTLKHPMSVDTYIERTARHARLIVVRALGGASYFAYVLDALLATAAREGIALAVLPGDDKPDEGLARYSTVRPADREALWAFLNEGGVENARGLLDYAAAMIDGSTRPGGAVPLMRAGVWAQNGSQHGTKAGRVSIVFYRALVQSGQTAPVKALVDALSARGFAVTPLFVSSLKDPVSIAAVERSFAKAPPDVVINATGFAVSAPGGATKGTVLESTGAQVLQVVFSGSARSAWEASAQGLSARDLAMHVALPEVDGRILSRAVSFKSAERYDETVEANIVAHEPLADRIDFVADLAANWASLRRTAPSDRRVAIVLANYPNRDGRLGNGVGLDTPAGTIEVLKAMQGAGYVVDDLPADGDALITALMAGPTNAAVDAREIRETMALNDYKAFFATLPESIQEEVVARWGAPEQDPFILGDRFALPLMRFGQTVVGIQPARGYNIDPKETYHAPDLVPPHGYIAFYAWLRTVYGAHAVVHMGKHGNLEWLPGKALALSDRCYPEIVFGPMPHVYPFIVNDPGEGTQAKRRSSAVIIDHLTPPLTRAESYGPLKDLEALVDEYYQAAGSDPRRIKLLKRQILELMRDIGLDHDVGIAAGDGDDAALEKLDAYLCDLKEMQIRDGLHVFGVAPEGRLLTDLTVALARVPRGQGEGGDQSLQRAISLDAFLAFDPLDCGLAEPWTGPRSPMLADVTPDPWRTHGDTVERIELLATSLVAGETACPADWAATRAVLGEIDLQLMPSIVASGPAEIAATLTALDGRFVPPGPSGAPTRGRPDVLPTGRNFYSVDSRAVPTPAAWELGRKSAELLITRYAQDHGDWPTSLGITAWGTSNMRTGGDDIAQALALIGVKPLWDHASRRVTGYEIIPPAMLGRPRVDVTLRISGFFRDAFPDQIALFDKAARAVGALDEDTSENPIAARMRQEAEAFKAQGIEEAAALKRAGYRVFGSKPGAYGAGLQALIDEKGWAERADLAEAYLVWGSYAYGAQAEGIAERGLFEERLGTVDAVVQNQDNREHDLLDSDDYYQFEGGMTAAVEALKGALPAVYHNDHSRPEKPVIRSLEEEIGRVVRARVVNPKWIAGVMRHGYKGAFEIAATVDYMFAFAATTGAVRDHHFELAYHAFLVDEDVRDFMHERNPEALKETAARFMEAIDRGMWTPKSNSAKFDLAKLMEGAS; the protein is encoded by the coding sequence ATGCACCTCCTCCTGAGCCAGAAGGGCTCGATTGCCGACGGAGACGAGGCGATCGATCTCGGACAGACGCCGGGCGATATCCTTTTCCTATCGGCTGCCGATACGGAACTGGCAGCAATCGCGGCTGCCAGGGCGGGCGGCAGTGCCGGTGCGCGGTCCGTGCGTGTCGCGAGCCTGATGACGCTGAAGCATCCGATGTCGGTCGATACCTACATCGAGCGGACGGCACGCCACGCCCGGCTGATCGTCGTGCGCGCGCTCGGCGGAGCCAGCTATTTCGCCTATGTGCTCGATGCGCTGCTGGCGACGGCCGCCCGGGAGGGCATCGCGCTGGCGGTGCTGCCGGGCGACGACAAGCCCGACGAGGGTCTTGCGCGGTATTCGACCGTTCGACCGGCTGACCGGGAAGCGCTCTGGGCATTTCTCAACGAGGGCGGGGTGGAAAACGCCCGCGGCCTGCTCGATTACGCGGCGGCGATGATCGACGGCTCGACAAGGCCGGGCGGCGCGGTTCCGCTGATGCGAGCCGGCGTGTGGGCGCAGAACGGCTCTCAGCACGGGACGAAAGCCGGCCGTGTTTCCATCGTATTTTACCGCGCACTTGTCCAAAGCGGGCAGACGGCGCCGGTGAAAGCCTTGGTCGACGCGCTTTCGGCACGAGGCTTCGCCGTCACGCCGCTTTTCGTTTCCAGCCTCAAAGACCCAGTTTCGATCGCGGCCGTCGAACGAAGCTTTGCCAAGGCGCCGCCGGACGTCGTCATCAATGCCACCGGTTTCGCCGTCTCGGCGCCGGGCGGTGCAACGAAAGGCACCGTGCTGGAATCGACCGGCGCCCAGGTGCTTCAGGTGGTGTTCTCCGGCTCGGCGCGATCTGCGTGGGAGGCGTCGGCGCAAGGGCTGTCGGCACGCGATCTTGCCATGCATGTGGCGTTGCCTGAAGTGGACGGGCGGATCCTGTCGCGCGCTGTCTCGTTCAAATCGGCCGAGCGGTACGATGAGACGGTCGAGGCGAATATCGTCGCGCACGAGCCGTTGGCAGACCGCATCGATTTTGTTGCCGACCTTGCCGCGAATTGGGCGAGCTTGCGCCGAACTGCACCCTCCGACCGCCGCGTCGCGATCGTGCTCGCCAATTACCCGAACCGCGACGGGCGGCTGGGCAACGGCGTCGGCCTGGATACGCCGGCCGGCACCATCGAAGTGCTGAAGGCGATGCAAGGCGCGGGCTATGTGGTCGACGATCTGCCTGCCGATGGCGATGCGTTGATCACCGCGCTGATGGCCGGGCCGACCAATGCCGCCGTCGATGCCCGCGAAATTCGCGAGACGATGGCGCTCAATGATTACAAGGCGTTCTTCGCAACACTTCCCGAATCGATTCAGGAAGAGGTGGTCGCTCGATGGGGCGCACCGGAGCAGGATCCGTTCATCCTCGGCGATCGTTTTGCGCTGCCGCTGATGCGGTTCGGCCAGACGGTCGTCGGCATCCAGCCCGCGCGTGGATACAATATCGATCCGAAGGAAACCTATCACGCGCCGGATCTCGTGCCGCCGCACGGCTACATCGCCTTCTATGCCTGGCTCCGCACGGTCTATGGCGCCCATGCCGTCGTCCATATGGGCAAGCACGGCAATCTCGAATGGCTGCCCGGCAAGGCGCTGGCGCTTTCGGACCGGTGCTATCCGGAAATCGTGTTCGGGCCGATGCCGCATGTCTATCCGTTCATCGTCAACGATCCGGGCGAGGGGACGCAGGCCAAGCGCCGCTCGTCTGCGGTCATCATCGATCACCTGACGCCACCGCTGACGCGCGCCGAGAGTTATGGGCCGCTCAAGGACCTAGAGGCGCTGGTCGATGAATACTATCAGGCCGCCGGCAGCGATCCGCGCCGGATCAAGCTGCTCAAGCGACAGATTCTCGAGCTGATGCGCGATATCGGCCTCGACCATGACGTCGGCATCGCAGCTGGAGACGGAGACGATGCAGCGCTGGAAAAGCTCGACGCTTACCTCTGCGACCTCAAGGAAATGCAAATCCGCGACGGGTTGCATGTTTTCGGCGTGGCACCCGAGGGCCGGCTGCTGACGGATCTGACCGTCGCATTGGCACGCGTGCCGCGCGGTCAGGGCGAGGGCGGGGACCAGAGCCTGCAGCGCGCGATAAGCCTCGATGCCTTCCTCGCGTTTGATCCGCTCGATTGCGGCTTGGCCGAGCCCTGGACGGGACCGAGATCGCCGATGCTTGCCGATGTCACGCCCGACCCATGGCGCACCCACGGCGATACGGTCGAGCGAATCGAATTGCTGGCAACCAGCCTCGTCGCCGGTGAAACCGCTTGCCCGGCCGACTGGGCGGCAACACGGGCTGTGCTCGGTGAAATCGACCTGCAATTGATGCCGTCGATCGTCGCCTCGGGCCCAGCCGAGATCGCGGCCACGCTTACGGCGCTCGACGGGCGCTTCGTGCCGCCCGGACCATCCGGGGCACCGACGCGGGGACGGCCGGACGTGCTGCCGACCGGGCGCAATTTCTATTCCGTCGACAGCCGCGCCGTGCCCACGCCGGCCGCCTGGGAACTTGGCCGCAAGTCGGCCGAACTCCTGATCACGCGCTATGCGCAGGACCACGGCGACTGGCCGACATCGCTCGGCATCACCGCATGGGGCACATCCAACATGCGCACCGGCGGCGACGATATCGCCCAGGCCCTGGCGCTGATCGGCGTCAAGCCTCTGTGGGACCACGCTTCCCGCCGCGTGACTGGCTACGAGATCATTCCGCCGGCGATGCTCGGGCGGCCACGGGTCGACGTGACGCTGAGGATCTCCGGATTTTTCCGCGACGCGTTTCCCGACCAGATCGCGCTTTTCGACAAGGCGGCCCGCGCTGTCGGCGCCCTTGACGAGGATACGTCGGAAAACCCGATCGCTGCCCGGATGCGGCAGGAGGCCGAGGCTTTCAAGGCGCAGGGCATCGAGGAAGCGGCGGCGCTGAAGCGCGCCGGCTATCGTGTGTTCGGGTCGAAGCCCGGTGCCTATGGTGCGGGATTGCAGGCTCTCATCGACGAGAAAGGTTGGGCCGAGAGAGCCGATCTTGCGGAGGCCTATCTCGTCTGGGGCTCCTATGCCTATGGCGCGCAGGCTGAAGGCATCGCGGAGCGCGGCCTGTTCGAAGAACGGCTCGGCACCGTGGACGCGGTGGTCCAGAACCAGGACAACCGTGAACACGATCTTCTCGATTCGGACGACTACTACCAGTTCGAAGGCGGGATGACGGCGGCAGTCGAAGCGCTGAAAGGCGCGCTCCCCGCAGTCTATCACAACGACCATTCGCGGCCCGAAAAGCCGGTGATCCGTTCGCTGGAGGAAGAGATCGGCAGGGTCGTGCGCGCCCGGGTGGTCAACCCGAAATGGATCGCAGGCGTGATGCGCCACGGCTACAAGGGCGCCTTCGAGATCGCCGCGACCGTCGACTACATGTTCGCCTTTGCCGCGACGACGGGTGCGGTGCGCGACCATCACTTCGAACTCGCCTATCACGCCTTCCTTGTGGATGAGGACGTGCGGGACTTCATGCACGAACGGAACCCGGAAGCGCTGAAGGAGACCGCAGCGCGCTTCATGGAAGCAATCGACCGCGGCATGTGGACGCCGAAAAGCAATTCCGCCAAGTTCGATCTGGCCAAACTCATGGAGGGTGCCTCGTGA
- a CDS encoding HupE/UreJ family protein: MIVLNRGLTAVVFTVLASSAYAHHPMGGETPSTFSAGLLSGIGHPIIGLDHLAFIIAVGIAATLTRHRFAMPLFFVGATVVGTLVHLASVGLPFVEVMVALSVAVLGIMLLSGRDYAPAAYAAVFALAGLFHGHAYGEAVFGAETTPVLAYLAGFAATQYLIAIGAGLAVTALFAPGRTAENVALRISGGVVAGVGALLVGEHLLAAIGLA; the protein is encoded by the coding sequence ATGATCGTCTTGAACCGCGGCTTGACGGCCGTAGTCTTCACTGTGCTTGCCTCGTCTGCCTATGCCCACCACCCGATGGGCGGCGAAACGCCGTCCACATTCTCCGCCGGTCTTCTGTCCGGCATCGGGCACCCGATCATCGGGCTCGACCATCTGGCCTTCATCATCGCCGTCGGCATCGCGGCAACGCTCACGCGTCATCGCTTCGCCATGCCGCTCTTCTTCGTCGGGGCGACGGTGGTCGGAACGCTCGTACATCTCGCATCGGTGGGACTGCCCTTCGTGGAAGTCATGGTGGCGCTGTCGGTCGCGGTGCTCGGCATCATGCTGCTTTCGGGCCGCGACTACGCGCCGGCCGCCTACGCTGCCGTCTTCGCGCTGGCCGGCCTCTTTCATGGTCATGCCTATGGCGAAGCCGTGTTCGGTGCCGAAACAACGCCGGTTCTCGCCTACCTCGCCGGTTTCGCAGCGACCCAGTACCTGATTGCGATCGGCGCCGGGCTTGCGGTAACGGCGCTGTTCGCACCGGGCCGAACTGCCGAGAATGTCGCATTGCGGATTTCCGGTGGTGTCGTGGCAGGCGTTGGCGCTTTGCTCGTGGGCGAGCATCTGCTTGCCGCGATCGGTCTCGCCTGA
- a CDS encoding TerB family tellurite resistance protein: MNLLRNLGVSLTHRRRRNQLARRLDPKPQIVAQMLLLFRTILADGIVREKEMKVFSDICGRQFGVLAEEMMALHSYLERWQRRVDAEAHIASLSQLPMDQRRRLVDLMVEIAAVSSEGDAEPGTFSRQAQIFITDARSALGLSAQEWQPAPAQNHLKS; this comes from the coding sequence ATGAACCTGCTCCGCAATCTGGGTGTATCGCTGACGCACCGCCGCCGGCGAAATCAGCTCGCCCGAAGGCTCGATCCCAAACCGCAGATCGTGGCGCAGATGCTCTTGCTGTTTCGCACCATCCTGGCGGACGGCATCGTGCGCGAAAAGGAGATGAAGGTCTTCTCCGACATTTGCGGGCGGCAATTCGGCGTCCTGGCCGAAGAGATGATGGCTCTGCACAGCTACCTGGAGCGATGGCAGCGGCGTGTCGATGCGGAAGCGCACATAGCTTCGCTCAGCCAGCTGCCTATGGATCAGCGGCGACGACTGGTCGACCTGATGGTCGAAATCGCCGCCGTGTCGAGCGAAGGCGACGCGGAGCCCGGCACTTTTAGTCGGCAAGCGCAGATTTTCATCACGGATGCCCGGTCGGCACTCGGGCTTTCCGCACAGGAATGGCAACCGGCGCCTGCGCAAAATCACTTGAAATCATAA